The DNA sequence GATTTTCCTTTTCCACCTGTTTTGGTACGAGAAGAAATATCCGATTCTTTTTCAGCGATTGCAGATAATGTATTTCGAATATCAGAAACTCGGATCGGCTTTTCCATAACCGCTGCAATATGCAGCCCGTATTCTCCGGCTAAAGTTTCAGCGCTATGAAGTGTTCTTCTGTCCGCACCAGAGATCAGGATCACATCAGGATGAACATCTTTCTCGGATAAGAATCGGATTACGTCCACTCCGTCCATTCCCGGGATCATTAGATCTAAGATCACACAATCAAAACTTGGATCTACCTGGTCTAAAAAATCCGGAGCGGTATGAGATAAAGAAACTTCAAAGCCGCAATCTACTGCGATCTCTCCCAAGATCTTTGCGATCTCTTCTTCATCATCGAGGATCAGAAGTTTTTTAGAATTTCTTACATCCGTCATGGAAGAATTTCTCCGATATTGCGAACCGCTTCTTTCAATAGGGTCTTTGTATAAGGCTTTCGGACCAGAGGGACAGTATTAGGAAGTTCTAAACTTTCTCCCCGACTCGAAGAGGTAGCGATTATTTTCCCTGAACCAAATCTTTCCAGTTCTTTTTTTAGATCTATCCCCTTAGAAACAGCAAGTTGGAGGTCCAACAATACGAAAGAGATTTCTGGATCGCCTGAGAAAAATTTTGCCAATCGTTTCATATCCGAACTCACATGCGGCTCGTAACCCAATTCTCTTAAGTATACACAGGCCAATTCAGCAGTTTCTCGATTCTCTTCCATTACCAAAGTTTTCTTTTTGGTCGAGGGAACTTGTTCACTTCTATCCTGCTCATGTACCGGCAAGAATATTAGAAAACTGGAACCATATTCCGGCGCTGTGATAACTTTCAAAAAACCGTTCGATTGTTTTACAAAACCGTAAACCATGGTCAATCCCAAACCGGTTCCTTTCCCTCCACCCTTGGTCGAAAAAAATGGATCAAAAATGCGAGCCTTAGTGAGATCGTCCATTCCTGTCCCAGTGTCAGTAACAGTGACTAAAAAATAATCCTTTGCTTCCAAACCGGAAAATTTAGGACCCTTCGTATCTCCGTTATGCACAAATCCGGTGGAAATAAATATTTTACCACCCTCAGGCATGGCATCCCTTGCATTTAAAGCAAGATTAAGTACAGCGTTCTCTAGTCCGGTCTTTTCTATGTCGCAAATCGTCTTCTCGTCTGCTATCTCGTATTCTATTTCTATTTTTTCGGTCCTGATACGATCCAGAATAGGAGCGAAATCCTTTAATACACGGTTTACGTCGCATGACTCAGGATTCAAAGCCTGCTTTCTAGAAAAAGCAAGAAGTCTTTTATTGATCTCGACCCCTCTTTGGATTGCATCCTGTGCTGACCGAACTCTTTTCATCAGATCTTCGGAATCTTTCAACTTCATTTCGAGAAGATCTAGATTTGCTAATATTACATTTAATAAATTATTAAAGTCATGAGCCATTCCTCCAGCGAGTTGTCCCACTGCTTCCATCTTTTGAGAATGCCTGATCCTCTCTTCCGTATTTCGTCTTTCTGTAATGTCTCTTTCTATTCCCATTAAGTGAGTGACAATACCTTGCTCATTCACTATAGGAAAGATATCCATCTCAATCCAATATTCTCTTCCGTCTTTATCGTAATTGATGATCTCTTCGAAACAGGGTTTGGTTTCCGAGATTGCCTTTCGGATACGATCAAGAACCGCCCTATCCGTTTTAGGACCTTGCAGAATTCTAGGAGTTTTTCCTAATACTTCTTCTCTTTTATAACCCGTTAGTCTTTCAAATGCACCGTTCACATATACGATCTTCGGTCCAGGTTCATCTATAGGAGAAGCTTCCGTGATCAAAAAAATATCTTTGGATCTTTCTATCCCAATCTTAAGAAGATTCAGGTTTTCTTCCGTTGTTCTTACTTGTAGTACAAGACGTAAGGAGCGATCCAAAAGATCGGAGCTCAAGTTTTGTTTAGGCAAGATATCTGCGAAATTGATCTTAGAATTTTTAAGGACTTCCTTACTTTCCTGGTTTTCTGAGATTACAATGAAGGGGAGAAGTATCTGGGACTTCTCCAATACTTCTAAACTTTTTCGGGAGTTAAATTGGAATAGTATAACGTCAAAAAATTCAGTCTTGGTCTTATCCAAGGCCTCTTGAAAATCCGAGGCTCGAGTGCAGTTAGGAGTAAATGATTCGATGCCTCCTAATAGAGTTCGGATCCATTTGTATTCTTCTTCCTTATCTTCTATGATTAAAATACTGGATCGCATTTGGCATTCGACGAAAAAACGGGACAGTTAACCCGTGTTTCTCTTCCTAAAAAAAATCCGATCCGAATATTTTTAGCTATCAGAAATCAGTATAAAGCATAAGCCTATTGAAATTTCTTATCAGGAAGATCCAGATTTGGGCAAGAATAGAATATCGCAGTGGCTCTCAGGTTCTATACTATTCTTCTTCTTTTTAGGCTGCCAACCGGGAAAGGAGAGCCCAAAGGTCGTGCAAGGGATCTTAGATCTAAGGCAATGGAATTTCCAAACGGACGGCAATATTAGTCTGGATGGAGAATGGGAATTTTATTGGAATGAGTTTCTTTCCGCTCCCAAATCCAAAGAGAAATCAGCCCAGCCTTCTTATATAAAGGTCCCTTCAAAATGGGACAAAGGACGTAACGTCACTCATAAATATCCGAGCCATGGATTCGCAAGTTATAGGGCGAAAGTATTATTGCCGGAATCAAATACACAGCTTAGCCTCAAGATTTCCTCCATCAGTTCTTCTTACGCCTTGTTCGTGAATGGAAAAGAGATCTCCAAAGGTGGAAATGTAGGAAAAGAAGAATCTGAATATTCTCCAGGTTATAAACCAGGAGTTTTTAGTTTTATCTCGGACAAACCTGAGTTGGAGATTCTAATCCATGTTTCGAATTTTAAATATTCTAACGGTTCGGGGATTTGGAATCCAATT is a window from the Leptospira andrefontaineae genome containing:
- a CDS encoding PAS domain S-box protein: MRSSILIIEDKEEEYKWIRTLLGGIESFTPNCTRASDFQEALDKTKTEFFDVILFQFNSRKSLEVLEKSQILLPFIVISENQESKEVLKNSKINFADILPKQNLSSDLLDRSLRLVLQVRTTEENLNLLKIGIERSKDIFLITEASPIDEPGPKIVYVNGAFERLTGYKREEVLGKTPRILQGPKTDRAVLDRIRKAISETKPCFEEIINYDKDGREYWIEMDIFPIVNEQGIVTHLMGIERDITERRNTEERIRHSQKMEAVGQLAGGMAHDFNNLLNVILANLDLLEMKLKDSEDLMKRVRSAQDAIQRGVEINKRLLAFSRKQALNPESCDVNRVLKDFAPILDRIRTEKIEIEYEIADEKTICDIEKTGLENAVLNLALNARDAMPEGGKIFISTGFVHNGDTKGPKFSGLEAKDYFLVTVTDTGTGMDDLTKARIFDPFFSTKGGGKGTGLGLTMVYGFVKQSNGFLKVITAPEYGSSFLIFLPVHEQDRSEQVPSTKKKTLVMEENRETAELACVYLRELGYEPHVSSDMKRLAKFFSGDPEISFVLLDLQLAVSKGIDLKKELERFGSGKIIATSSSRGESLELPNTVPLVRKPYTKTLLKEAVRNIGEILP
- a CDS encoding 7TM diverse intracellular signaling domain-containing protein; translated protein: MGKNRISQWLSGSILFFFFLGCQPGKESPKVVQGILDLRQWNFQTDGNISLDGEWEFYWNEFLSAPKSKEKSAQPSYIKVPSKWDKGRNVTHKYPSHGFASYRAKVLLPESNTQLSLKISSISSSYALFVNGKEISKGGNVGKEESEYSPGYKPGVFSFISDKPELEILIHVSNFKYSNGSGIWNPIQLGSTSDIQQVSLRATMLDSITFGTLFVMSLYHFTFYLMRRRDPSALFFALLCLCIALRVSFYGERIFYNVLPIFKNYEFSVRGEILFLFLLLPGTILYVQSIFKEKFKKDIVYNFVGKNAAEKTKRRLK